In Streptacidiphilus sp. P02-A3a, the DNA window TGGCGCTGGCGGCGGCGCTGGACGCCGAGTGCTGCGAGATCTACACCGACGTGGACGGCGTCTTCACGGCCGACCCGCGTGTGGTGAAGAAGGCCCGCAAGATCGACGAGATCGGCTACGAGGACATGCTGGAGCTGGCCTCGTCCGGCTCCAAGGTGCTGCTCGCCCGTTGCGTCGAGTACGCGCGCCGTTACAACATGCCCATCCATGTACGGTCGTCCTTCTCCGGACATGTCGGTACCTGGGTCCGTAACCAGCCCGAAGGGGGCGAAATGGAGCACGCGATCATCTCCGGGGTCGCCCACGACACGTCGGAGGCCAAGGTCACCGTCGTCGGCGTGCCCGACAAGCCCGGTGAGGCGGCGCGGATCTTCCGTGCCATCGCCGACGCCGAGATCAACATCGACATGGTGGTGCAGAACGTCTCCGCCGCGTCCACCGGTCTCACCGACATCTCCTTCACCGTGCCGAAGGCCGAGGGCCGCAAGGCCATCGACGCGTTGGAGCGGGTGCAGGAGGGCATCGGCTTCACCTCGCTCCGCTACGACGACGAGATCGGCAAGATCTCCCTGGTCGGGGCCGGTATGCGGTCCAACCCCGGGGTGACTGCCGCCTTCTTCGAGGCGCTGTCGGGCGCGGCCGTCAACATCGAGCTGATCTCCACCTCGGAGATCCGGATCTCGGTGGTGACCCGGGTGGACGACGTCAACGAGGCGGTCCGGGCGGTCCACAGCGCGTTCGGCCTCGACAGCGAGACCGACGAGGCAGTCGTCTACGGCGGCACCGGCCGCTGAGGCCCTGTGGTCGCGGGTCTGAACTCCGGCTCTGGTTCCGCCGAGCCGAACCGCATGGCGCTCAACTGAGCTGAACCGGGCGGGCTCCGTGAGAACGGGGCCCGCCCGGAGCCGTTCCGGCGCTCGCTGTCATGGCGCGCGCCCCCGTGCTCCCGCCGCTACCGGCCCGCCCCGGATCAGTCGGACGGTTCCGGTGACGCGGCTCGGGACGCCCCGTACGGTGGGGGCAGCAACGGCGACGGACGGTGATCGGGGAGGCAAAGGGATGGGTTCACACTCGCCCTGGGACCGAACGTGTCCACCCGGTGATTCTCCGTCGCGCTTGTGCAACCATCCGCTGCGGCCGAGCGTCAAAGATGCGTGGCAGAGATGGCGGGGACCGCTGCGCTGGTCGGGGGGATGCCCGTGACCGCCCCTTTCCCAGGCGTCCGCAGTGCGGTCGACCGGGTGGTCGACCGCACCCTGGAACGCCCGCTGGACCGCGGCCTCGAACACGGCAACGCGTTGGAGTTCGCCGCGGTGGCAGCCGAGGGCACCAGCGTCGACCTGCTCACCGAGACCTACCAGGCCCACTACCGCTCGCTGCTGGGACTGGCGGCGCTGCTCCTGGACGACACCGCCTCCTGCGAGGACGTCGTCCAGGAGGCGTTCATCCGCGTGCACGCGGCCCGGCGGCGGGTCCGCGAACCGGACAAGACCCTCGCCTACCTGCGGCAGACCGTGGTCAACCTGTCCCGTTCCACGCTGCGCCGCCGGATCCTGGGCCTGCGGCTGCTGCAGAAGCCCATGCCGGACATGGCCAGCGCGGAGGAGGGCGCCTACGACGCCCTGGAACGCGACCAACTGCTCCAGGCGATGCGTGGGTTGCAGCGGCGGCAGCGCGAGGTGCTGGTGCTGCGGTACTTCGCGGACATGACCGAGGCACAGGTGGCGGACAGCCTCGGGATCTCGATCGGCTCGGTGAAGGCGTACGGCTCGCGCGGGCTCGCGGCGCTCAGGCAGAGCATGGACTCGGCGTCATGAGCGACGATCCCCGGCACCGAGGCGACGCCCTGCGCCGAGGCGATGGCCTGCACGGAGGCGATGGCCTGCACGGAGGCGATGGCCTGCACGGAGGCGACGCCCTGCGCCGAGGCGATGGCCTTCGTCACGACGACGGGCACGGCGTGGTGCCGGGGCACGGGGCCGACGGGCCAGGCGGCAGCGGTGCCGCAGCGGGCGGCCCCGGGACGCTGGGGGGCGTGCCGACGGCGCGTGAGCCCGGCGCGGAGCGCGAAGCGTCCGCCCCCCTGCGCGCTTCAGCCGCCCGCGCGTACGTCCGGGTCGTGCGCCCCGGGGGCAGCGGTGGCGGTGCGGTCCCGGGCGGCGGAGCGATCCCGCCGATGCCGGTGGCCCCGCCCAGCGCCCTGCCGCCCTGGCTGACCGCCGACGACACCCATCCCGACAGCCCCCCGGCGGACGCCCACCCCGCCGACGGCCGCCGTCCCGACAGCGGCACCGACAGCGGCCCCGCCAGCGGCAGCCCCGCCGGTCGCCAACCCGACAGCGGCCAACCCGGCAGCGGCCGTCCCGCCAGCGGCCGTCCCGCCGAGGGCTATCCCGCCGACAGCCGTCCGGCCGACGCGACGCAGAACGCCGTAGTGCTCAGCCCCGGCGAGTCCGAGCTGCGCGACCTGCTGCACCGCTCGGTGTCGGGGCTGGAGCCCGCCGCCGGTTCGCTGGATGCGCTGCGCCGGGCGGTTCCGCAGCGCCGGGCCCGCCGCCGCAGGTACAGCGGGGCGGCCACCGCGCTGGTCCTGGGGGTGCTCGGAGGGCTGGCGCTGCACTCGCTGGCGGGGGTGGGCAGCCTGACCGAGGGCAGCCAGGCGGGTCCCGGCTACCAGAACGCGGCGACCGCCTCCACCGCGCCGAGCGGCGGCGCCAGCCCCTCCGCCGACGCCCCGACGACCTACCCGCAGCAGCCGGACGGCGCCGGAGCGGGCTGGGCGACAGCATCCAGGAGCGGCGCCGCCGAGCCGTCGGGCGCCGTCTCCGGTTCCCGCTCCGGCTCGGCCGTGCCCTGGGTGTCGCCGTCCGGCCTGCCCGACGCCGGCACCGTGGGCGCCGGTGCCGCGGCCGAGTGCACCCGGGCCCAACTGGGCGCCGGTGCGGCCACGGTGGGCGCGCCCGGCGCCGACGGGACGGTCTACGGCTCGTTCCAGGTCGCCAACGTCTCGCAGTCCACCTGCCAGGTCTCGCTGCCGGGGACGGTCTCGGTGCTCGCGGTCAGCGGTACGACCGCCAACCGGATCGCCGTGGTCCAGCACTCGGCCGCCGACCCGGCCACCCAGCTGCCGACCCCGGCCGCCACGCCGGGCCCGGTGCTGCTCGCGCCCGGCCAGGCGTACGTCGTCGACTTCGCCTGGGTACCGGCCACCGGCGCGGAGGCGTCGGCCTGCGCGGACGACAGCGCCCCCTCCTCGCCCACCACCGAGAGCAGCGCGCCCAGCGGTACGAGCGCCGGTGCCGCCGGTTCCGCGCCCCCCGGCGAGGGGACGGCGCCGACGATCTCCCCGCCGTCAACCGGAGAGCCCACGGTCACCATCGCCCACACCCCCGGCGCGGGCGACCCCCTCGCCGCCAGCGCTGTCCTGCCCGGCGCCTGCTCCGGCACGGTCTACGACACCCTCCCGCTCGCCGCCGGCTGACACGCCGCCGCGCACCGGCCACCCTGGCGCACCGGCTCCAGGACTCATCGCCTACCGTGGCTGGGGACCATTTCGTACCCTTCCTCCGACATCGGCCGAGGGGCACGAAGGGCCGTGCCGCGATCGACGCTCCGCTTCGGTACGGCGCGGGACGCGTTCGGGTCTCCCCGAGACTCCCCAGGAGGCGACAAGTGATCGACGGGAAGCTGAAGATGCGGGTCGGACGGCCATGACCACTGCGGATCTCACGTACCGCGGCGGCGTGTACCGCTTCCTGCTGACCCCGCGCTGGCTCGGCCTCCACCTGTTCGCGCTGCTGGCGGTGCCGCTCTGCATCTGGCTGGGCGTATGGCAGCTGAGCCGGTTCGAGCAGCGCACGCACACCGGCGACCACCGGGCCGCCCAGGCCGCCGCGCTGGCCTCCGACCCGGTGCCGCTGTCCGGGCTGCTCGCCCACGCGGACGCGCAGAGCGTCACCGCGGCGGACGCCGGACGCGAGGTGACCCTCACCGGCCGGTACGACGCCGGGAACCAGCTGCTGGTGCCGCAGCGGGTGGTCAACGGCAAGAACGGCTACGAGGTGCTGACCCCGCTGCTGCTCCCGGACGGCACGCACATCGCGGTGATCCGGGGCTGGGCGGCCAGTCGGGCGAGCGTCCCCGCGCCCGCCGCCGGGACGGTCTCGCTGCGCGGACGGCTGCAGATCGCCGAGGACGAGAGCTCCCCGCAGGTGATCGCCGCCGGCGGCCTGCCCGCCGGGGAGGTGGGCATGATCAGCCCGTCCACGCTGATCAACCTGCTGCCGTACTCGGTCTACGACGGCTGGGTGGCGCTGGACTCCGGCTCGACCACGCTGGTGCCCGTCCCCACCTACCAGGCGGCGGAGGGGGACGGGCTGACGCTGGAGGCCTTCCAGAACCTCGGCTACACCTGCCAGTGGTTCGTCTTCGCGGGGTTCGCGGTGTTCATGTGGTTCCGCCTGGTCCGCCGTGAGGCGGAGGTCGTCCGCGACCGCCGCCTGGGCATCGTCCCGGCGCAGACCCGAACCCCGGCACAGACCCCGGCGTAGCCCCCCGCGCCCCCGGCAGCCGCCCCTGCGCGGGCGCGAACCCCGGCGCGAGCCAGCACCGAGCGCTCCCAACGCACACCCGTGCACCCATACGTACCCGCCGTGCCCGCGCATCCGTCCGTGCCCGTGCCCGCGCATCCGCCCGTCCCGGGCGGGGACGAAGCCCCGCCCGGGGCGCGGGTCACGGCAGGTGGCGGGTGACGAAGTCCAGCTCCAGCCGCAGCTGCCGGATCCGCTCGGCGACTACCAGCGAGCCGTGCCCGGCGTCGTAGCGGTAGACCTCGTGGGTCTTGCCCGCCTCCTCCAGCCGCCACACGTAGTTCTCGATCTGCTGGATCGGGCAGCGCGGGTCGTTCAGCCCGGCGCTGATGTACACCGGCGCCCGCACCGCGTCCACGTAGGTGATCGGGGACGAGGCCGCGTAGCGCTCCGGGACCTCCTCCGGGGTGCCGCCGACCAGCGTCCGGTCCATGGACTTCAGCGCCTCCATCTCGTCGTGGTAGGCGGTGACGTAGTCCGCGACCGGGACGGCGGCCACGCCCAGCGTCCACAGCTCCGGCTGCGCGCCGAGGCCGAGCAGGGTCAGGTAACCGCCCCAGGAACCGCCGGTGAGCACCAGCCGGGCCGGGTCGGCCAGCCCGGACTCCACCGCCCAGGCGCGGACGGCGGCGATGTCCTCCAGCTCGATCAGCCCCACCCGGTGCCGCAGCGCGTCCGTCCAGGCCTGCCCGTAGCCGGTCGAGCCGCGGTAGTTGACCCGGACCACCGCGAAGCCGTGGTCGATCCAGGCGGCCGGTCCGGAGGTGAAGGCGTCACTGTCGTGCCAGGTCGGACCGCCGTGGATGTCGAACACGGTGGGGAAGGGGCCGTCCCCGGCGGGCCGCTGCACCAGCGCGTGGACCGGCCCGCCCGGACCGTCCACCCAGACGTCCTCCACCGGGACCGACGGCGGTGCCTGCGGCCCCGGCGCGGCCAGCACCACCTCGCCACGGGTGGAGCGGACCACCGGCGGCCGTTCGGCCGAGGACCAGAGGAACTCCACGCTGCCGTCCGGCCGCGCGCCCGCGCCCGCGACCGTGCCCGGCGGGGTCTCCAGCCGCTCCAGCGCGGCCGTGGCCAGGTCGTAGCGGAACAGCTCGCTGCGGGCGTGGTGGGTGTGCTCGATCAGCAGCGCGGACGCGTCCGGGTACCAGTCGGCGGAGATGTCGCCCGGCAGGTCGAGCCGCAGGTCGGTCTGCTCACCGGTCGTGGTGTCCCACAGCAGCGGCTCCCAGCGGCCCCGGCGCTGGTGCGCCACCAGCAGCCGCGCGTCACCCGGGAGCGGGGCGAAGCCCAGGCAGGACAGGCCCAGCGGCTCGTCGCGGCCGCTGGCGTCGTCGAGTTCGGCGACGGTGGTGGCGTCGGACGCGCGGATCACCCGCAGCGCGGAGTGCATGGCGTCGCCGTGCTCGGTGTGGTCGATGGCGATCAGCGTCCCGTCGTGGGACAGGTCGCCGACGCTCGCCGTCTGCGGGTGCCGGTACACCTCGACCGGCGGCAGGCCCGGGCGCACCAGGTGCAGCGTCGAACCGTCCTCCTCGGTGGAGCGGCCGACGACGGCGACCACGCCGGTCCCGGGGCGGCCCAGCGCCAGCCCCTCGGAGTACGCCGGGGGCAGCCCCGGCACCGCCTCCTCGTCCGGCCCGCCGTGCCCGCCTGGCCCGCCCTCCGAGGCAGCGCCGGATCCCGCTGTGCCGGAGCCCGCTGTGCCGGAGCCCGCTGTGCCGGATCCCGTCGTGCCGGATCCCGCCGTACCGGTGAACGGCTGGCGGCGCCAGACGCCGAACTCGTCGCCGTCCGTGTCGTCGAACCACCAGATCCACTCCCCGTCGGGGGTGAGCGCGGCGTCGGTGGTGCCGTTGGCCCGGTGGGTGACCTGGCGTTGGGCGCCGGTGGCGCGGTCCCACGCGTACACCTCGTAGGTGCCGGTCGCGTTGGAGACGAAGAGGGACCGCTCGGGTGCGTCGTCGGCCCACTCCGGCAGGCCGACCCTGGCCGCGCGGAAGCGCTGCTCCCAGGCCGGGAGGTCGGCGAAGCCCTGCTGTTGCTGTGATTCGCTGCTCATGGCCCCATTCAACCCGGTGCCCGGAGCAGATGAGGGGCCCACCGGCGGAATCCGCCGGGCCCGACCCGGTCCGTCGGGTGTACGGCGGGTGGACTGGCGTCATACGGTGCATGCGGTGGCATGTGACCATCCGCCGCGCCGTCCGGTGGGTTCGCTGATCGCGGTTGAATCCCGCCGACGGGTGGACGAGGATCTGTTCCGGCACCCCGAACCTCTTCGGCGGCGCCGAGCAATTCGCTGACAACCGTTCCAGTGCACGAGAATTGACTGGTCGTCCGCTAACTGAGGCCAACTGGGAAGAGGACAGCAGAAGTGAGCGTTCCGAACGAGCACCGCCGCGCCGCCGCAGGTACCGACGCCGGACTCCTCGCCCCGGTGTGGGCGGGCACCGACGCGCTCGCGGAGCTGAGCGACGAGGCGTGGGTGGCCGCGATGCTGGAGGCCGAGGTCGCCCTGGCCCGGGCCCAGGCCTCGCTCGGAGTGATCCCGGCCGCCTCGGCGGACGCCGTCGCCGAGGGCGTCCGGTCGGCCCGGATCGACGTGGTGGACCTCGCCGAGCGGGCCCGCGGCGCCGCCAACCCGGTGGTGGTGCTGGTCCAGGAGCTGACCGCGGCCGTGGCCGCGGTCGACCCGTCCGCCGCCGAGCACGTGCACCTCGGCAGCACCAGCCAGGACATCCTGGACTCGGCGGCGATGCTGCTCGCCACCCGCACCCTGGCCGGTATCGACCGCGACCTGTCCCGGATCGCCGCCGCGCTGGCCGCGCTCGCCCGGGAGCACCGGGCGACGCCGATGGCCGCCCGCACCCTGGCCCAGCACGCGGTGCCGACCACCTTCGGGCTGAAGGCGGCGGGCTGGCTCGGCTCGGTGCTGGACGCCGCGGACCGGCTCCGCGCCACCGCCGCCGCGCTCCCGGCCCAACTCGGCGGCGCGGCCGGAACCATGGCCGCCTACCAGGAGTACGCGCGCGGTACCGCCGCCGAGGGCCCCGGCCACGGCATCGAGCTGGCCGCGCGGTTCGCCGCCGAACTGGGCCTGGCCGAGCCGTCCGCGCCCTGGCACAGCCTGCGGATCCCGCTGTGCGACCTCGGTTGGGCGCTCAGCGCGGTCACCGGCACGCTCGGCAAGTTCGCCCTGGACGTGCAGGGGATGTCCCGCACCGAGGTCGCCGAGGTCGCCGAACCGGCGGCGGGCGGACGCGGCGTCTCCTCGGCGATGCCGCAGAAGCGCAACCCGGTGCTGGCCACTCTGGTGGTCTCCGCTGCTCGCCAACTACCGGTGTATGCCGTGGTGTTGGCGCAGAGCATGCTGGCCGAGGACGAGCGCGCGCCGGGCGCCTGGCACGCCGAGTGGCAGCCGCTGCGCGAGGTGCTCCGACTGGCGGCGGGGGCGGCCCACACGGCTGCCGAACTCGCCGAGGGCCTGGAGGTGTTCCCGCTCAACCTGCGCCGCAACCTGGAGCTCACTGGCGGGTCCATCGTCTCCGAACGCCTCAACGTCGCGCTCGCGCCGCTGCTCGGCAAGGCCGAGGCCAAGCGGCTGCTCGCCGAGTGCGCCCGGCAGACCGCCGCCGGCGGGGACAGTTTCGCCGACGTCCTGAAGCGGCGGGAGGACCTGCTGGCCAAGCTGCCGGAGGGGGTCACCGTCGACGACCTGCTGGCCCCGGAGGAGTACCTGGGCGCGGCCGGGGAGCTGGTCGACCGGGTCCTGCGCCGCCACGCGACAACCAAGCCGGCCTGACCACGCGCCCCCGAGCCCCCGCCCCCAACAACCTTCACCGACCGCACCGCCCAGCACCGACTCGCACTGAGGTGACCGCGCATGACCGCCGCCATGAACGACTTCCGCCCGCAGGACCGCCGCGCGCTGGAGATCACCGAGAAGATCGTGGACCAGGTCCAGCCGCACCAACTCGACCTGCCCACACCGTGCGGTGAGTGG includes these proteins:
- a CDS encoding aspartate kinase, with protein sequence MGLVVQKYGGSSVADAEGIKRVARRIVDTKKAGHEVVVVVSAMGDTTDELIDLAEQVSPFPAGRELDMLLTSGERISMALLAMAIKSLGHEAQSFTGSQAGVITDSVHNKARIIDVTPGRIRTALDQGNIAIVAGFQGVSQDSKDITTLGRGGSDTTAVALAAALDAECCEIYTDVDGVFTADPRVVKKARKIDEIGYEDMLELASSGSKVLLARCVEYARRYNMPIHVRSSFSGHVGTWVRNQPEGGEMEHAIISGVAHDTSEAKVTVVGVPDKPGEAARIFRAIADAEINIDMVVQNVSAASTGLTDISFTVPKAEGRKAIDALERVQEGIGFTSLRYDDEIGKISLVGAGMRSNPGVTAAFFEALSGAAVNIELISTSEIRISVVTRVDDVNEAVRAVHSAFGLDSETDEAVVYGGTGR
- a CDS encoding SigE family RNA polymerase sigma factor, with the translated sequence MPVTAPFPGVRSAVDRVVDRTLERPLDRGLEHGNALEFAAVAAEGTSVDLLTETYQAHYRSLLGLAALLLDDTASCEDVVQEAFIRVHAARRRVREPDKTLAYLRQTVVNLSRSTLRRRILGLRLLQKPMPDMASAEEGAYDALERDQLLQAMRGLQRRQREVLVLRYFADMTEAQVADSLGISIGSVKAYGSRGLAALRQSMDSAS
- a CDS encoding SURF1 family protein, yielding MTTADLTYRGGVYRFLLTPRWLGLHLFALLAVPLCIWLGVWQLSRFEQRTHTGDHRAAQAAALASDPVPLSGLLAHADAQSVTAADAGREVTLTGRYDAGNQLLVPQRVVNGKNGYEVLTPLLLPDGTHIAVIRGWAASRASVPAPAAGTVSLRGRLQIAEDESSPQVIAAGGLPAGEVGMISPSTLINLLPYSVYDGWVALDSGSTTLVPVPTYQAAEGDGLTLEAFQNLGYTCQWFVFAGFAVFMWFRLVRREAEVVRDRRLGIVPAQTRTPAQTPA
- a CDS encoding prolyl oligopeptidase family serine peptidase; translation: MSSESQQQQGFADLPAWEQRFRAARVGLPEWADDAPERSLFVSNATGTYEVYAWDRATGAQRQVTHRANGTTDAALTPDGEWIWWFDDTDGDEFGVWRRQPFTGTAGSGTTGSGTAGSGTAGSGTAGSGAASEGGPGGHGGPDEEAVPGLPPAYSEGLALGRPGTGVVAVVGRSTEEDGSTLHLVRPGLPPVEVYRHPQTASVGDLSHDGTLIAIDHTEHGDAMHSALRVIRASDATTVAELDDASGRDEPLGLSCLGFAPLPGDARLLVAHQRRGRWEPLLWDTTTGEQTDLRLDLPGDISADWYPDASALLIEHTHHARSELFRYDLATAALERLETPPGTVAGAGARPDGSVEFLWSSAERPPVVRSTRGEVVLAAPGPQAPPSVPVEDVWVDGPGGPVHALVQRPAGDGPFPTVFDIHGGPTWHDSDAFTSGPAAWIDHGFAVVRVNYRGSTGYGQAWTDALRHRVGLIELEDIAAVRAWAVESGLADPARLVLTGGSWGGYLTLLGLGAQPELWTLGVAAVPVADYVTAYHDEMEALKSMDRTLVGGTPEEVPERYAASSPITYVDAVRAPVYISAGLNDPRCPIQQIENYVWRLEEAGKTHEVYRYDAGHGSLVVAERIRQLRLELDFVTRHLP
- a CDS encoding adenylosuccinate lyase family protein translates to MSVPNEHRRAAAGTDAGLLAPVWAGTDALAELSDEAWVAAMLEAEVALARAQASLGVIPAASADAVAEGVRSARIDVVDLAERARGAANPVVVLVQELTAAVAAVDPSAAEHVHLGSTSQDILDSAAMLLATRTLAGIDRDLSRIAAALAALAREHRATPMAARTLAQHAVPTTFGLKAAGWLGSVLDAADRLRATAAALPAQLGGAAGTMAAYQEYARGTAAEGPGHGIELAARFAAELGLAEPSAPWHSLRIPLCDLGWALSAVTGTLGKFALDVQGMSRTEVAEVAEPAAGGRGVSSAMPQKRNPVLATLVVSAARQLPVYAVVLAQSMLAEDERAPGAWHAEWQPLREVLRLAAGAAHTAAELAEGLEVFPLNLRRNLELTGGSIVSERLNVALAPLLGKAEAKRLLAECARQTAAGGDSFADVLKRREDLLAKLPEGVTVDDLLAPEEYLGAAGELVDRVLRRHATTKPA